In the genome of Spirochaetia bacterium, one region contains:
- a CDS encoding transcriptional repressor translates to MMKTISYNTKGRQALIDLLEKHADTTLSADEIHQLLEDKGIDLNLTTIYRNLDRLSEESKILKFPATDGHKAYYQIQPCLTCNEHLHLQCSRCGKVIHLDCRFMQQFVKHISEQHGFDLTCDNSILFGLCEACKKELAEESKKK, encoded by the coding sequence ATGATGAAGACTATCAGCTACAACACAAAAGGCAGACAAGCGCTGATTGACCTGCTGGAAAAGCATGCAGATACTACCCTCAGTGCTGATGAAATCCACCAATTGCTGGAGGACAAAGGCATCGACCTCAACCTTACCACCATCTACAGGAACCTTGACCGGCTTTCCGAAGAAAGCAAAATCCTCAAGTTTCCCGCCACTGACGGGCACAAAGCCTACTACCAGATCCAACCATGCCTTACCTGCAACGAACACCTCCATCTCCAGTGTTCCAGATGTGGAAAAGTCATTCACCTCGACTGCAGATTCATGCAACAGTTTGTCAAACATATTTCTGAGCAGCATGGGTTTGACCTCACCTGCGACAATTCAATTCTTTTCGGTCTGTGCGAGGCATGCAAAAAAGAACTTGCCGAAGAAAGCAAGAAAAAATAA